The following proteins come from a genomic window of Saccharicrinis carchari:
- a CDS encoding 1-acyl-sn-glycerol-3-phosphate acyltransferase, with product MKEKNKQELKTIDIEKVFQEKNPALLKWIPGFILSYLKRVIHQDSLNRMLNIDPNAYNVDFGKICTAHFGVKSQSIGLDKIPLDGRYLFVSNHPLGGLDGIIFMNEVGRIFDNIKFPVNDILLQIGRFNDIFVPINKHGGHSRKAAELIENAFASEAQMLYFPAGLVSRKQKGGIKDLDWKPNFIKKAIAHQRNIVPVHIEGRNSNFFYNLARFRKLIGLKANIEMLYLVDEMFKQKDKHITLRFGSVIPWQQLENGESAKVWAEKIKETVYGLPKLI from the coding sequence ATGAAAGAAAAGAATAAGCAAGAGCTGAAAACCATCGACATTGAAAAAGTATTTCAGGAAAAAAACCCTGCTTTATTAAAATGGATTCCGGGGTTTATTTTATCGTATCTGAAAAGAGTTATCCATCAGGATAGTTTAAACCGAATGCTCAACATTGATCCGAATGCATACAATGTTGATTTTGGAAAGATATGCACTGCACATTTTGGTGTGAAAAGCCAATCTATTGGCTTGGATAAAATACCCCTTGATGGTAGATATCTTTTTGTATCGAACCATCCTTTGGGTGGGTTGGACGGTATTATATTTATGAACGAGGTGGGCCGTATTTTTGACAACATCAAGTTTCCGGTAAACGACATTTTGTTGCAAATTGGACGCTTCAATGATATCTTTGTACCTATTAACAAACATGGCGGACATTCCAGAAAAGCAGCGGAACTGATTGAGAACGCTTTTGCATCGGAAGCCCAAATGCTTTATTTTCCGGCCGGACTGGTATCGCGAAAACAAAAAGGCGGCATAAAGGATTTGGATTGGAAACCCAATTTTATAAAAAAAGCCATCGCGCACCAGCGTAATATAGTGCCGGTACATATAGAAGGACGTAATTCTAACTTTTTTTATAACCTGGCTCGTTTCAGAAAGTTAATTGGCTTAAAAGCGAATATTGAAATGCTCTACCTTGTAGATGAAATGTTTAAGCAAAAAGATAAGCATATTACATTGCGGTTTGGCTCAGTCATTCCGTGGCAGCAACTTGAAAATGGTGAAAGTGCCAAAGTGTGGGCAGAAAAAATAAAGGAAACAGTCTATGGCTTACCAAAATTAATTTAA
- a CDS encoding division/cell wall cluster transcriptional repressor MraZ, producing the protein MATFIGDFVCKADAKGRIVLPSIFKKVMNAMKENRFVVRKDLYTNCLLVYPYPDWEAHVHDIRSKVNVYDKNQNMVYRQYVRAAAEVSYDANGRMLIPKRLMDKIAVEKEVVLVGVDNKIELWSKAEFENGGMDDDELAAKMQTFWGENINEDRKEDE; encoded by the coding sequence ATGGCCACATTTATAGGTGATTTTGTTTGCAAAGCGGATGCCAAAGGACGAATTGTATTGCCTTCTATTTTTAAAAAGGTGATGAATGCAATGAAAGAGAACCGTTTTGTGGTTCGTAAAGACTTATATACAAACTGCCTGCTGGTATATCCATACCCCGATTGGGAGGCACATGTGCACGACATCCGTTCAAAGGTAAATGTTTATGATAAAAACCAAAATATGGTATATCGACAGTACGTGAGAGCAGCAGCTGAGGTAAGTTACGATGCGAATGGTAGAATGTTAATACCTAAGCGATTAATGGATAAGATAGCGGTGGAAAAAGAAGTGGTTTTGGTTGGTGTGGACAATAAAATTGAACTGTGGAGCAAAGCTGAATTTGAGAACGGAGGGATGGACGATGATGAATTGGCTGCAAAAATGCAAACCTTTTGGGGCGAAAATATAAATGAAGACAGGAAGGAGGACGAGTAA
- the rsmH gene encoding 16S rRNA (cytosine(1402)-N(4))-methyltransferase RsmH, which yields MPVLLNDCIEGLKLKPDGTYVDLTFGGGGHTREILNKLINGRLIVFDQDEDAYRNRPEDERLIFVRHNFRYLKNFLRYIGIEKVDGILADLGVSSHHFDTPERGFSFRFEGDLDMRMNKQASITAADVLNTYDEDSLFKVFKNYGEIKKSGKLVRAIIAQRTTRPFKMISDLLQVAEPCVPGREKNKFLAKVFQALRIEVNREMEALKDMLMQTKDVLAPGGRLVVISYHSLEDRLVKNFMKTGDCEQTQPEQDFYGKPLVPFIAISRKPIVAGEQELQSNTRSRSAKLRICEKL from the coding sequence GTGCCGGTTTTATTAAACGATTGTATTGAAGGCCTTAAACTGAAGCCCGATGGTACTTATGTGGATCTTACTTTCGGTGGTGGCGGACATACCAGGGAGATATTGAACAAACTGATAAACGGAAGGTTAATCGTTTTTGATCAGGATGAAGATGCCTACCGGAACCGTCCCGAAGATGAGCGTTTGATTTTTGTACGTCATAATTTTCGTTACCTGAAAAATTTTCTTCGCTATATCGGTATCGAAAAGGTGGATGGCATATTAGCCGATCTGGGTGTTTCTTCGCACCATTTTGATACACCTGAACGGGGCTTTTCATTTAGGTTTGAAGGGGATTTAGACATGCGTATGAATAAACAGGCAAGCATTACAGCCGCAGATGTGCTTAATACGTATGATGAGGATAGCTTATTTAAGGTATTTAAAAATTATGGCGAAATCAAAAAATCGGGCAAGTTGGTCAGAGCAATTATCGCTCAAAGAACCACCCGTCCGTTTAAAATGATATCCGATTTGCTGCAGGTAGCCGAACCATGCGTTCCGGGGCGCGAGAAAAATAAGTTTCTGGCTAAAGTATTTCAAGCACTACGTATCGAGGTGAACCGTGAAATGGAAGCGCTAAAAGATATGTTGATGCAAACAAAGGACGTACTGGCACCGGGGGGCAGATTGGTGGTTATATCCTACCACTCGCTGGAAGATAGATTGGTAAAAAACTTTATGAAAACCGGCGACTGCGAACAAACACAGCCCGAGCAGGATTTTTACGGCAAACCTTTGGTGCCATTTATAGCCATAAGTCGTAAACCTATTGTGGCAGGTGAACAAGAGTTGCAAAGTAACACAAGGTCGCGAAGTGCAAAATTGCGTATCTGCGAAAAATTGTAA
- a CDS encoding FtsL-like putative cell division protein, which produces MVAKKRRDKEFVSSGAGASKRLSFRDFVSGRIFTRAEVVNQLPFLLFLTLLAFIYISNHFKMEKLLKEAATLNKEIQELRIEAITTSSDLMYFSKQSVILNKVKEAGVELEELTEPPRRIVLKKQ; this is translated from the coding sequence ATGGTGGCAAAAAAAAGAAGAGATAAAGAGTTTGTGAGTTCAGGTGCAGGGGCATCAAAACGATTATCCTTCCGCGATTTTGTGTCCGGAAGGATATTTACCCGTGCCGAGGTGGTCAACCAACTTCCATTTTTGCTGTTTTTAACACTCCTGGCATTTATTTATATCTCCAATCATTTTAAGATGGAAAAATTGCTCAAAGAGGCGGCAACCTTAAATAAAGAAATTCAGGAACTAAGGATTGAAGCAATAACCACTTCGTCCGATTTGATGTATTTTAGCAAGCAGTCGGTTATATTAAACAAGGTGAAGGAGGCCGGGGTAGAGCTTGAAGAGCTTACCGAGCCACCACGAAGGATAGTATTGAAAAAACAGTGA
- a CDS encoding penicillin-binding protein, with protein sequence MTIKRDITWRVGVIYLALVMLAAYVIVKVVYLQVAEGSEWRAMEAKMTSKEREIEANRGNILACDGRKLACSVPSYRLYMDVVADGLTDEVFYQNIDSLSYCLSVFFKDLSPKGYKRRLVEARRKKSRYFRIHNRRVSYTELKKIKQFPLFRLGKNKGGFIPEQLDMRKKPFGILASRVIGKLYEEKEKGGMIGLERAFNQELKGENGINTFTRISGRWVPEEVVSPQNGNDVMTSIDIEIQDVAENSLKQQLIKHNAHHGVAILMEVETGAIKAIVNLHRKSEGFYIEDYFNYAIGEATEPGSTFKLASMMAVLEDGLINLDDTIDTGNGVIKFYDRTMRDSHYGGFGKITYREVFEKSSNVGISKMIVDNYKSRPKRFIDRLYAMGLNKKHGLEIKGEDEPYIKYPGSDSWSGVSLPWISIGYESELTPLQTLAFYNAVANNGKMMKPYFVTGVYRHGELVKEYQPKVLNPSISSLSTIEKVHDLLVGVVERGTATNLKNNNYKIAGKTGTAQIAKGRDGYKNGGVEYQASFAGYFPADRPKYSCIVVVNGPSNNVYYGNVVAGSVFKQIADRVYATGFDMVQEYARREPGEGVLPYSKGGKKSDLLTVFDKLRVTVDGSEVESEWISTLAQEHKVSFSQKTFKNGLVPNVAGMGAKDAVTLLENAGLNVIVSGRGRVIEQSISPGSRLKRGVRIFIKLG encoded by the coding sequence ATGACAATAAAAAGAGACATAACGTGGAGGGTAGGGGTTATTTATTTAGCTTTAGTGATGTTGGCTGCTTATGTGATAGTTAAAGTGGTGTATCTGCAGGTGGCAGAAGGTAGCGAATGGCGTGCCATGGAAGCTAAAATGACCAGTAAAGAACGCGAGATAGAGGCCAATAGAGGGAATATATTGGCTTGCGATGGACGCAAACTGGCTTGTTCGGTACCCAGCTATCGTTTATATATGGATGTGGTGGCTGATGGCCTTACCGATGAAGTTTTTTACCAAAACATCGATAGCCTAAGCTATTGTTTGTCCGTATTCTTTAAGGATTTGTCGCCTAAAGGCTACAAGCGTCGCCTGGTAGAAGCCCGCCGGAAAAAAAGCAGATACTTTAGAATACATAACCGTAGAGTTTCTTATACCGAGTTAAAAAAAATTAAACAGTTCCCACTCTTTCGTTTGGGCAAAAACAAGGGGGGGTTCATCCCCGAACAGCTCGACATGCGTAAAAAACCTTTTGGTATATTGGCTTCTCGAGTTATTGGTAAATTGTACGAGGAAAAAGAAAAAGGGGGTATGATAGGCCTGGAGCGTGCTTTCAACCAGGAGCTTAAGGGCGAAAATGGCATCAACACCTTTACCCGAATATCTGGCAGGTGGGTTCCCGAAGAGGTGGTGTCGCCACAAAATGGAAACGACGTTATGACATCTATCGATATCGAAATTCAGGATGTGGCCGAAAATTCCTTGAAACAACAACTCATAAAGCATAACGCACATCATGGAGTGGCTATATTGATGGAGGTTGAAACCGGTGCAATAAAAGCCATTGTAAATTTGCACCGTAAAAGCGAGGGTTTTTATATAGAAGATTATTTTAATTATGCCATCGGCGAGGCAACCGAGCCGGGTTCTACCTTTAAACTGGCCAGTATGATGGCGGTATTGGAAGATGGATTGATTAACCTCGACGATACTATTGATACCGGAAATGGCGTTATTAAGTTTTACGATCGCACCATGCGCGACAGTCATTATGGCGGTTTTGGAAAAATAACTTATAGGGAGGTTTTTGAAAAATCATCCAATGTGGGTATCTCAAAAATGATAGTGGATAACTATAAATCCAGACCTAAGCGCTTTATCGACCGTCTTTACGCCATGGGGCTGAATAAAAAGCATGGGCTCGAAATTAAAGGCGAAGATGAACCCTATATAAAATATCCGGGTTCCGATTCATGGTCGGGTGTTTCACTACCTTGGATATCTATTGGTTACGAATCGGAACTAACGCCCTTGCAAACACTTGCATTCTATAATGCGGTAGCCAACAACGGCAAAATGATGAAACCTTATTTTGTAACCGGTGTTTACAGGCATGGCGAATTGGTAAAAGAATACCAACCCAAGGTGCTCAATCCTTCTATAAGTTCCCTGTCAACTATCGAAAAAGTACACGATTTACTGGTTGGCGTGGTGGAGCGGGGAACGGCCACCAACCTAAAAAACAACAATTATAAAATAGCCGGTAAAACCGGTACTGCACAGATTGCTAAAGGTAGAGACGGGTATAAAAATGGAGGGGTGGAATACCAGGCTTCCTTTGCCGGTTATTTCCCTGCCGACAGACCCAAGTATTCGTGCATTGTTGTCGTAAACGGACCTTCCAATAATGTATACTACGGAAATGTAGTGGCGGGCAGTGTGTTTAAGCAAATAGCCGATAGGGTGTACGCAACAGGATTCGACATGGTGCAAGAATATGCCCGCCGTGAGCCTGGTGAAGGGGTTTTACCCTATTCAAAAGGAGGTAAAAAAAGTGATTTGCTAACCGTGTTTGATAAACTAAGGGTAACAGTAGATGGAAGCGAGGTGGAGTCGGAGTGGATATCTACCTTGGCCCAGGAGCATAAAGTAAGTTTCAGCCAGAAGACCTTCAAAAACGGCCTTGTGCCTAACGTGGCAGGGATGGGGGCAAAGGATGCCGTAACTTTACTTGAAAATGCAGGTTTAAATGTAATCGTGTCCGGAAGAGGACGCGTAATAGAGCAGTCGATTTCGCCGGGTAGCCGACTGAAACGTGGAGTAAGGATATTTATAAAGTTAGGATAG
- a CDS encoding UDP-N-acetylmuramoyl-L-alanyl-D-glutamate--2,6-diaminopimelate ligase: MNRMVQLKEWTKVNQLVGKTEVSFSEISFDSRTVSGKSLFVAVRGVHVDGHTFIAKAIAAGCVAIVCEVLPEQGYRNVTFFVVNDSALALAQIASGFYGKPSEQLRLVGVTGTNGKTTIATMLYQLYSSMGFETGLFSTVANYIGPKKIAATHTTPDPIALNKIMRQMVDAGCEYCFMEVSSHAIDQKRVAGLTFAGGIFTNLTHDHLDYHKTFDAYLKAKKGFFDHLQKKSFALINIDDKNGMVMVQNCKAQIKTYSIRTMADYKAKIVESMFEGMQLLINDNEVWTPFIGKFNAQNLLAVYGTAVLLGQPQHEVLLGLSCLTSVDGRFQTLRSQTGVTAVVDYAHTPDALQNVIETINQIRQPGQDLLTVVGAGGDRDKTKRPEMARVAVMGSSRVILTSDNPRSEDPQTIVDEMMEGVEFKNRIKVVCIINRKEAIKTACMLAKRGDIILVAGKGHEDYQEINGVKHHFDDREIIKEIFEMTQERF; encoded by the coding sequence ATGAATAGGATGGTGCAATTAAAAGAATGGACCAAAGTAAACCAGTTGGTGGGCAAAACGGAAGTAAGTTTTTCTGAAATATCTTTCGATTCGCGAACAGTATCCGGGAAATCGCTTTTTGTGGCTGTGCGGGGCGTGCATGTTGATGGACATACCTTTATTGCAAAAGCCATTGCCGCGGGATGTGTAGCCATTGTTTGCGAAGTATTGCCCGAGCAGGGCTACCGGAATGTTACTTTTTTTGTGGTGAACGACTCCGCACTGGCGCTGGCTCAAATAGCATCCGGGTTTTATGGAAAGCCTTCGGAGCAGCTGCGTTTGGTTGGCGTAACGGGTACCAATGGCAAAACCACAATAGCTACTATGTTGTATCAGCTCTACAGCTCTATGGGCTTTGAAACCGGGCTTTTTAGTACGGTGGCCAATTATATAGGCCCCAAAAAAATTGCTGCCACACATACCACACCGGATCCTATTGCCTTAAATAAAATAATGCGCCAAATGGTGGATGCGGGTTGTGAATATTGTTTTATGGAGGTGAGCTCGCATGCCATCGATCAAAAGCGTGTGGCTGGATTAACATTTGCGGGAGGTATCTTCACCAACCTAACACACGACCATCTGGATTATCATAAAACCTTTGACGCCTATTTAAAAGCAAAAAAAGGATTTTTTGATCACTTGCAGAAAAAATCTTTTGCGCTTATAAATATCGATGATAAAAACGGAATGGTAATGGTGCAAAATTGCAAGGCACAAATTAAAACGTACTCCATCCGTACCATGGCCGATTATAAAGCCAAAATTGTAGAAAGCATGTTCGAGGGCATGCAGCTGCTTATTAACGATAACGAAGTGTGGACACCGTTTATTGGTAAATTCAATGCTCAAAACTTGCTTGCCGTGTATGGCACCGCTGTGTTGTTGGGTCAGCCACAGCACGAGGTTTTGTTGGGTTTAAGTTGTCTCACATCTGTGGATGGAAGATTCCAGACTCTACGCTCGCAAACGGGCGTTACGGCCGTGGTTGATTATGCCCACACACCCGACGCCTTGCAAAATGTAATAGAAACCATAAATCAAATTCGCCAACCAGGACAGGATTTGCTTACCGTGGTAGGAGCTGGTGGCGACCGCGACAAAACAAAACGGCCGGAAATGGCGCGGGTGGCTGTAATGGGAAGTAGCCGCGTGATATTGACCTCGGACAATCCGCGTTCGGAAGATCCGCAGACTATTGTGGATGAAATGATGGAGGGTGTGGAATTTAAAAACCGCATTAAAGTGGTGTGCATCATTAACCGTAAAGAGGCTATTAAAACAGCTTGTATGCTTGCTAAGCGTGGCGATATTATATTGGTTGCCGGCAAAGGGCACGAAGATTATCAGGAGATAAATGGTGTAAAGCATCATTTTGATGACAGAGAAATAATTAAAGAAATTTTTGAAATGACGCAGGAACGATTTTGA
- the mraY gene encoding phospho-N-acetylmuramoyl-pentapeptide-transferase, with protein MLYYLFEYLAQMDIPGAGVFQYISFRSGMAIILSLLIGTIYGKKVISLLQKKQIGEVVRNLDLEGQYAKKGTPTMGGLIIIASILIPTLLFAKLSNIYIILMLVSTVWLGIIGFLDDYIKVFKKNKEGLAGRFKIIGQIGLGLIVGVTMLMSDSVVAREKVPGETIVISNSQGKQIERPATVDVKTTQTTVPFMKNNRFDYAWFVSFMGPNAAQWAWVVFVLAVIFIITAVSNGANMTDGLDGLATGTSAIIGTTLGILAYVSSNTVFAEYLNIMYIPQSEELVIFMSAFIGATIGFLWYNSFPAQVFMGDTGSLTLGGIIAVFAILIKTELLIPILCGIFLVENISVMMQVSWFKYTKRKYGVGRRIFKMAPLHHHYQKKGYTESKIVTRFWIVGIILAVLTIVTLKIR; from the coding sequence ATGTTATACTATCTTTTCGAATACCTGGCACAGATGGATATCCCCGGAGCAGGGGTGTTTCAGTACATTTCGTTCCGGTCGGGCATGGCCATTATCTTGTCGCTTTTGATAGGTACCATTTATGGTAAAAAAGTAATTAGCCTGCTTCAGAAAAAGCAGATAGGCGAGGTGGTACGTAACCTCGATTTGGAAGGTCAGTATGCTAAAAAAGGTACCCCAACAATGGGGGGCCTTATTATTATCGCCTCTATTTTAATACCCACCTTGCTGTTTGCAAAGCTATCTAACATATACATCATTTTAATGTTAGTATCTACTGTGTGGCTTGGTATTATTGGTTTTCTGGATGATTACATCAAGGTTTTTAAAAAAAATAAGGAAGGGCTGGCTGGTCGTTTTAAGATAATCGGCCAAATAGGTTTGGGTTTAATTGTGGGTGTTACCATGCTAATGAGCGATTCAGTGGTAGCACGCGAAAAAGTGCCCGGCGAAACGATAGTGATAAGCAATAGCCAGGGCAAACAAATAGAGCGTCCGGCTACGGTGGATGTTAAAACAACACAAACCACCGTTCCTTTTATGAAAAATAACCGTTTCGATTATGCCTGGTTTGTAAGCTTCATGGGACCCAATGCAGCCCAATGGGCTTGGGTAGTATTTGTACTGGCAGTAATATTTATCATCACCGCTGTATCTAACGGTGCCAACATGACCGATGGCCTCGATGGACTGGCCACGGGAACGTCTGCCATTATTGGTACTACCCTGGGTATTTTAGCCTATGTTTCCAGTAACACTGTGTTTGCCGAATACCTCAACATCATGTATATCCCCCAGTCGGAAGAGCTGGTTATTTTTATGAGTGCTTTTATTGGTGCAACCATCGGCTTTCTATGGTATAATTCCTTTCCGGCGCAGGTTTTTATGGGAGATACGGGTAGTTTAACTTTGGGCGGAATTATTGCGGTTTTTGCCATTCTCATTAAAACAGAATTACTCATACCCATATTGTGCGGGATTTTTTTGGTGGAGAACATATCTGTTATGATGCAGGTGTCGTGGTTTAAATATACTAAACGTAAATATGGAGTAGGACGGAGGATTTTTAAAATGGCGCCCTTGCATCACCATTATCAAAAAAAAGGATATACCGAATCAAAAATAGTTACCCGATTTTGGATTGTGGGAATAATTTTGGCGGTACTGACCATTGTTACGCTTAAAATTAGATAA
- the murD gene encoding UDP-N-acetylmuramoyl-L-alanine--D-glutamate ligase translates to MSKRIVILGAGESGVGAALLAQKQGFEVFVSDKSVIKDIFKKELIENGLAFEEGGHTDLKIMNAQIVVKSPGIPDSAPLVMALRKKGIPLVSEIEFAAKFTDARFVCITGSNGKTTTAMLIYHVLSGAGLNVGLAGNIGTSLARQIFNNPTKDCYVLELSSFQLDGMYNFKADIAVLMNITPDHLDRYDYKMQNYIDSKFRIIQNQTKEDCFIYCLDDENIVKGLKERKIQAHQLPFAYGQELESGAFIKDDKIVFNLKGDTMSVFMEQLAIQGRHNHYNTMAAGIVARLFQIRKPLIRECLLSFKGVEHRLEKVLKVRGVTFINDSKATNINSTWYALESINSNIIWIAGGVDKGNDYAELKEMAGKKVKALVCLGTDNAKLLESFKGTVPTVVEATSMAEAVSKAYRLGDKGDIVLLSPACASFDLFDNYEHRGRLFKECVRNL, encoded by the coding sequence ATGAGCAAACGGATAGTCATATTAGGAGCAGGAGAAAGTGGCGTTGGTGCGGCATTGTTGGCGCAAAAACAGGGCTTTGAGGTGTTTGTGTCCGATAAATCCGTAATCAAAGATATTTTTAAGAAAGAGCTGATTGAGAATGGTCTGGCCTTCGAGGAAGGTGGGCATACCGATTTAAAAATTATGAATGCGCAAATAGTGGTAAAAAGTCCGGGAATACCCGATAGTGCTCCCCTTGTTATGGCACTGCGCAAAAAGGGTATCCCGCTTGTATCCGAAATAGAGTTTGCTGCAAAATTTACGGATGCTCGTTTTGTTTGTATCACCGGTAGCAATGGCAAAACCACTACGGCCATGTTGATATACCATGTATTGAGCGGGGCAGGTTTAAATGTGGGACTGGCCGGCAATATTGGTACGAGTCTGGCGCGCCAAATATTCAACAATCCAACCAAAGATTGTTATGTGCTTGAGCTGAGTAGTTTTCAGTTAGACGGTATGTACAATTTTAAAGCGGATATAGCCGTGCTAATGAATATTACACCCGATCATCTGGATCGTTACGATTATAAAATGCAAAATTACATCGACTCCAAGTTTCGGATTATTCAAAATCAAACCAAAGAGGATTGTTTTATATACTGTTTGGACGACGAAAATATTGTCAAGGGATTGAAAGAAAGGAAAATACAAGCGCATCAGCTGCCTTTTGCATATGGACAGGAGTTGGAGTCAGGGGCCTTTATTAAGGATGATAAAATAGTGTTTAATCTAAAGGGAGATACTATGAGTGTATTTATGGAACAATTGGCCATACAAGGCCGGCACAATCATTATAATACGATGGCGGCAGGCATAGTGGCACGTCTGTTTCAAATCCGTAAACCGCTTATTCGCGAATGCCTGTTGAGTTTCAAAGGGGTGGAGCACCGGCTGGAAAAGGTGTTGAAAGTTAGGGGGGTGACTTTTATAAATGATTCCAAAGCCACCAATATTAATTCTACCTGGTACGCATTGGAGAGCATCAATTCAAATATTATTTGGATAGCAGGCGGTGTAGACAAAGGAAACGATTATGCTGAATTAAAGGAAATGGCCGGTAAAAAGGTGAAAGCCCTGGTTTGCCTTGGTACCGACAATGCAAAGTTATTAGAAAGTTTTAAGGGTACCGTGCCTACCGTTGTGGAAGCTACAAGTATGGCCGAAGCAGTTAGCAAAGCATATCGCCTGGGCGATAAGGGCGATATCGTATTGCTGTCGCCTGCCTGTGCCAGCTTTGATTTGTTCGATAATTATGAGCATCGCGGAAGGCTTTTTAAAGAGTGCGTGCGGAATTTGTAG
- a CDS encoding FtsW/RodA/SpoVE family cell cycle protein — MGIRATLQKYFKGDPILWGVIAFLAAISLLAVYSATGSLAYRMQGGNTYYYMMKHLVFLLLGMLLMLWIHQLNYRIFAKYATVALWVSIGLLALTLITGISLNQASRWLTLPGIGVSFQPSELAKIALVMYIARTLARNQDEKVGAKEAFKPIMIYVTLVCALIFTEDFSTAFLIGFTAFLLMFIGRVPAKYLLGTIGVVGLMAVILFFASPHLPFLHRAATWKARIERFVDDDDQVSEGSYQSRQAQMAVATGGFFGKGPGNSKQRNFLPHPYSDFIFAIIVEEWGLLGALLVVMSYMVFLFRAGVLVRGSTRTFPAFLAIGLSYLLVFQGFFNMGVAVGIFPVTGQPLPLVSMGGTSILFTCIAMGAILSVSRNNMEEAERLKKKAAAAKG, encoded by the coding sequence ATGGGAATAAGAGCAACCTTACAAAAATACTTTAAAGGCGACCCGATATTATGGGGGGTAATCGCTTTTTTGGCAGCTATATCTCTTTTGGCGGTGTATAGCGCAACAGGTTCGCTGGCTTACAGAATGCAGGGTGGGAATACCTATTATTATATGATGAAACACCTGGTATTTTTACTTTTGGGCATGTTGCTGATGCTGTGGATTCACCAATTGAATTATCGTATTTTTGCCAAATATGCTACCGTAGCCCTTTGGGTGTCAATAGGTTTGTTGGCCTTAACATTGATTACAGGCATAAGTCTTAATCAGGCTTCGCGTTGGCTTACCTTACCCGGCATAGGTGTGTCCTTTCAGCCATCCGAACTGGCCAAAATAGCCCTGGTGATGTATATTGCCCGAACCCTTGCCCGTAATCAGGACGAGAAGGTGGGAGCCAAAGAGGCTTTTAAGCCCATTATGATTTATGTTACGCTGGTTTGTGCACTCATATTTACCGAGGATTTTTCAACCGCATTCCTGATTGGCTTTACGGCTTTTTTATTAATGTTTATTGGACGAGTACCGGCCAAATACCTTCTGGGCACCATTGGGGTGGTAGGATTGATGGCAGTTATTTTGTTTTTCGCATCGCCCCATTTGCCATTTTTGCACAGAGCGGCAACATGGAAAGCCCGTATCGAACGTTTTGTAGACGACGACGATCAGGTGTCGGAAGGCAGTTATCAGTCGCGCCAGGCACAAATGGCAGTAGCTACGGGTGGTTTTTTCGGAAAAGGACCGGGCAACAGCAAGCAGCGTAACTTTTTGCCTCATCCCTACAGCGATTTTATTTTTGCCATCATTGTTGAGGAGTGGGGGCTGTTGGGGGCTTTGCTGGTGGTGATGAGTTATATGGTTTTTTTGTTTAGAGCCGGTGTGCTGGTGCGGGGAAGTACCCGCACGTTCCCGGCATTTCTGGCCATCGGATTGTCGTACCTACTGGTTTTTCAGGGTTTTTTTAATATGGGGGTGGCCGTTGGTATATTCCCGGTAACAGGGCAACCTTTACCTTTGGTTAGTATGGGTGGAACATCCATTTTGTTTACCTGTATTGCCATGGGAGCCATACTGTCCGTAAGCAGAAATAATATGGAGGAGGCTGAGCGCTTAAAAAAGAAAGCCGCCGCCGCTAAGGGCTAG